In a single window of the Drosophila albomicans strain 15112-1751.03 chromosome 3, ASM965048v2, whole genome shotgun sequence genome:
- the LOC117567331 gene encoding RING finger protein nhl-1 isoform X6, producing the protein MEQFEQLLTCCVCLDRYRIPKLLPCQHSFCMEPCMEGLVDYVRRQVKCPECRAEHRIPYNGVQAFPTNVTLQRFLELHIEITGELPDPTSGQIMERCGVCSEKAYLSHCAHCEKKICEDCKSAHMDILRREITRFNSQIRRSLHRLQDSLAIIEKNTMSLQTNAISVTEEIDEIYRRITKAIKDRSDQLKGEIDRYLAVELRNLMTLKENLDLEITNITSNCDIVDKYMNETVEWDDCELMDTKEIFLKTVEFLRHFEYENNDYSRRVRFLVSIDPNQLVMNLATFGDLNIAPHSTPGGSVSSSHLAPPTTLQPGLMRSKSDHRLATQFRQQEERGGYNDEPVLGGRKFGERPQRIAKDNNNSDRYGDRYGRSEYDYDNDYENEPASRAGKSSRFRSRFVRSHQNEDSDSEQQQQQRQQEIEKRKDRVLDSEDVSRGQLSGIIRLSDCSRVVQRLADIGKEKKEKKSDAAVAAQAAVQAAIQAQKAAMQRQQQKNQQSAAAPDEDELARQKRKTAASSGAASSTATDSSNEQRPNTERVTALKRGGQGGSEESDGGSSNQQAAASPVRSAATTARAEADSATDSDATPTPTQQSKPAVSAQVAAVKKTQRSGSSDSSASTESSASSAAAAAAAAASAAPSSSSSAQQKAASTARYSTTRESTAAATATPEKKPFVSRFLPQHSTPATTTNGADSKKKAAESESSTEEETSSESESESEAESKPKTSAATSSSSATKSTPSSAASSTTAATTSGSSYRDRLEARRASRDDTAATSRSSYATPSSTSSSGYGGSSSSSSATRTRPVPAPHHLSENEDRYGSGSGSSSFVLLRDIGISIAVAIILLIRLVWRLIVKFITFT; encoded by the exons GTCAAATGCCCCGAGTGCCGTGCCGAACATCGCATACCCTACAATGGAGTGCAGGCCTTTCCCACCAACGTTACGCTTCAGCGTTTTCTGGAGCTGCATATTGAAATTACCGGCGAGTTACCGGATCCCACCTCAG GTCAAATCATGGAGCGCTGCGGCGTTTGCTCCGAGAAGGCCTATCTCTCACACTGTGCTCACTGCGAGAAGAAGATCTGCGAGGACTGCAAGAGCGCCCACATGGACATACTGCGCCGAGAGATTACCCGCTTCAACTCACAG ATTCGTCGCAGTTTGCATCGGCTGCAGGACTCGTTGGCCATCATCGAAAAGAACACGATGAGTCTCCAGACAAACGCGATAAGCGTGACAGAGGAAATCGACGAGATATATAGACGAATCACCAAGGCCATCAAGGATAGATCCGATCAGCTGAAAGGTGAGATCGATCGTTATTTGGCCGTGGAGTTGCGCAATCTGATGACGCTCAAGGAGAACTTGGACCTGGAGATAACCAACATCACCAGCAACTGTGACATCGTGGACAAATACATGAACGAGACCGTCGAATGGGATGACTGTGAACTGATGGACACCAAGGAGATCTTCTTGAAGACCGTCGAGTTTCTCCGGCACTTTGAGTACGAGAACAACGACTACAGTCGCCGTGTGCGCTTCCTCGTCTCCATCGATCCCAACCAGCTGGTCATGAATTTGGCCACTTTTGGTGATCTCAACATAGCGCCACACTCAACGCCCGGCGGCTCCGTGAGCAGCTCACATCTGGCACCGCCAACCACCTTGCAACCCGGTTTGATGCGCTCCAAGAGTGATCATCGCCTGGCCACACAGTTCCGTCAACAGGAGGAACGTGGTGGCTACAACGATGAGCCCGTGCTGGGCGGACGCAAGTTCGGTGAGCGTCCACAGCGCATTGCCaaagataacaacaacagcgatcGCTATGGCGATCGTTACGGACGCTCTGAGTACGATTACGACAACGACTACGAGAACGAGCCGGCAAGTCGTGCTGGCAAATCGTCACGTTTCCGTTCGCGCTTTGTGCGTTCCCATCAGAATGAGGACTCGGACagcgagcagcaacagcagcagcgccagcagGAGATCGAGAAGCGCAAGGACCGTGTGCTTGACAGCGAGGATGTGTCGCGCGGTCAGCTGAGTGGCATCATTCGTCTCAGCGACTGCTCACGCGTTGTCCAGCGACTCGCGGACATTGGCaaggagaagaaggagaagaagtcCGATGCCGCAGTTGCAGCTCAAGCTGCCGTTCAAGCAGCCATCCAGGCCCAGAAGGCAGCGatgcagcgacagcagcaaaagaatcAACAATCCGCCGCAGCCCCCGACGAGGATGAGTTGGCGCGTCAAAAGCGCAAGACTGCCGCATCGAGTGGTGCGGCAAGCTCAACGGCAACGGACTCCAGCAACGAGCAGCGTCCCAACACGGAGCGTGTGACGGCACTGAAGCGTGGCGGACAGGGAGGCAGCGAGGAGAGTGATGGCGGCAGCAGTAACCAGCAGGCGGCGGCCTCTCCAGTGCGTAGTGCGGCGACGACAGCACGAGCCGAG GCTGACAGCGCCACAGACTCTGATGCAACTCCTACTCCTACCCAACAGTCCAAACCGGCCGTCTCCGCCCAGGTGGCAGCGGTAAAGAAGACCCAACGCTccggcagcagcgacagcagcgcCTCCACCGAAAGCTCTGCCAGCTCAGCggccgcagcggcagcagcagctgccagtGCAGCGcccagcagcagtagcagtgCACAACAGAAGGCAGCGAGCACAGCGCGTTACTCGACGACACGCGAGTCAACAGCtgcggcgacagcgacgcccGAGAAGAAACCGTTTGTAAGTCGCTTCTTGCCGCAGCACAGCACGCCGGCAACTACGACGAACGGTGCAGACAGCAAGAAAAAGGCCGCCGAGTCCGAGTCGAGCACCGAGGAGGAGACAAGCTCCGAATCGGAGTCCGAGTCGGAGGCGGAGAGCAAGCCCAAGACGAGTGcggcaaccagcagcagcagtgccACCAAATCGACGCCCAGCAGTGCAGCCAGctcgacaacagcagccaccacATCGGGCAGCTCGTATCGGGATCGCTTGGAGGCACGACGTGCTTCGCGAGACGACACCGCTGCCACATCACGCAGCAGCTATGCCACACCTAGCTCTACTAGCAGCAGCGGTTacggtggcagcagcagcagcagcagcgcgaCACGCACTCGACCTGTGCCTGCTCCGCATCATCTGAGCGAGAACGAGGATCGCtatggcagcggcagcggcagcagcag CTTTGTACTACTGCGTGACATTGGCATTAGCATCGCAGTGGCCATaatattgctcatacgccTCGTGTGGCGTCTAATTGTCAAGTTCATAACCTTTACATAA
- the LOC117567331 gene encoding RING finger protein nhl-1 isoform X8: protein MEQFEQLLTCCVCLDRYRIPKLLPCQHSFCMEPCMEGLVDYVRRQVKCPECRAEHRIPYNGVQAFPTNVTLQRFLELHIEITGELPDPTSGQIMERCGVCSEKAYLSHCAHCEKKICEDCKSAHMDILRREITRFNSQIRRSLHRLQDSLAIIEKNTMSLQTNAISVTEEIDEIYRRITKAIKDRSDQLKGEIDRYLAVELRNLMTLKENLDLEITNITSNCDIVDKYMNETVEWDDCELMDTKEIFLKTVEFLRHFEYENNDYSRRVRFLVSIDPNQLVMNLATFGDLNIAPHSTPGGSVSSSHLAPPTTLQPGLMRSKSDHRLATQFRQQEERGGYNDEPVLGGRKFGERPQRIAKDNNNSDRYGDRYGRSEYDYDNDYENEPASRAGKSSRFRSRFVRSHQNEDSDSEQQQQQRQQEIEKRKDRVLDSEDVSRGQLSGIIRLSDCSRVVQRLADIGKEKKEKKSDAAVAAQAAVQAAIQAQKAAMQRQQQKNQQSAAAPDEDELARQKRKTAASSGAASSTATDSSNEQRPNTERVTALKRGGQGGSEESDGGSSNQQAAASPVRSAATTARAESKPAVSAQVAAVKKTQRSGSSDSSASTESSASSAAAAAAAAASAAPSSSSSAQQKAASTARYSTTRESTAAATATPEKKPFVSRFLPQHSTPATTTNGADSKKKAAESESSTEEETSSESESESEAESKPKTSAATSSSSATKSTPSSAASSTTAATTSGSSYRDRLEARRASRDDTAATSRSSYATPSSTSSSGYGGSSSSSSATRTRPVPAPHHLSENEDRYGSGSGSSSALPLSIPYISRPYRARYRKRLADVTRQIK, encoded by the exons GTCAAATGCCCCGAGTGCCGTGCCGAACATCGCATACCCTACAATGGAGTGCAGGCCTTTCCCACCAACGTTACGCTTCAGCGTTTTCTGGAGCTGCATATTGAAATTACCGGCGAGTTACCGGATCCCACCTCAG GTCAAATCATGGAGCGCTGCGGCGTTTGCTCCGAGAAGGCCTATCTCTCACACTGTGCTCACTGCGAGAAGAAGATCTGCGAGGACTGCAAGAGCGCCCACATGGACATACTGCGCCGAGAGATTACCCGCTTCAACTCACAG ATTCGTCGCAGTTTGCATCGGCTGCAGGACTCGTTGGCCATCATCGAAAAGAACACGATGAGTCTCCAGACAAACGCGATAAGCGTGACAGAGGAAATCGACGAGATATATAGACGAATCACCAAGGCCATCAAGGATAGATCCGATCAGCTGAAAGGTGAGATCGATCGTTATTTGGCCGTGGAGTTGCGCAATCTGATGACGCTCAAGGAGAACTTGGACCTGGAGATAACCAACATCACCAGCAACTGTGACATCGTGGACAAATACATGAACGAGACCGTCGAATGGGATGACTGTGAACTGATGGACACCAAGGAGATCTTCTTGAAGACCGTCGAGTTTCTCCGGCACTTTGAGTACGAGAACAACGACTACAGTCGCCGTGTGCGCTTCCTCGTCTCCATCGATCCCAACCAGCTGGTCATGAATTTGGCCACTTTTGGTGATCTCAACATAGCGCCACACTCAACGCCCGGCGGCTCCGTGAGCAGCTCACATCTGGCACCGCCAACCACCTTGCAACCCGGTTTGATGCGCTCCAAGAGTGATCATCGCCTGGCCACACAGTTCCGTCAACAGGAGGAACGTGGTGGCTACAACGATGAGCCCGTGCTGGGCGGACGCAAGTTCGGTGAGCGTCCACAGCGCATTGCCaaagataacaacaacagcgatcGCTATGGCGATCGTTACGGACGCTCTGAGTACGATTACGACAACGACTACGAGAACGAGCCGGCAAGTCGTGCTGGCAAATCGTCACGTTTCCGTTCGCGCTTTGTGCGTTCCCATCAGAATGAGGACTCGGACagcgagcagcaacagcagcagcgccagcagGAGATCGAGAAGCGCAAGGACCGTGTGCTTGACAGCGAGGATGTGTCGCGCGGTCAGCTGAGTGGCATCATTCGTCTCAGCGACTGCTCACGCGTTGTCCAGCGACTCGCGGACATTGGCaaggagaagaaggagaagaagtcCGATGCCGCAGTTGCAGCTCAAGCTGCCGTTCAAGCAGCCATCCAGGCCCAGAAGGCAGCGatgcagcgacagcagcaaaagaatcAACAATCCGCCGCAGCCCCCGACGAGGATGAGTTGGCGCGTCAAAAGCGCAAGACTGCCGCATCGAGTGGTGCGGCAAGCTCAACGGCAACGGACTCCAGCAACGAGCAGCGTCCCAACACGGAGCGTGTGACGGCACTGAAGCGTGGCGGACAGGGAGGCAGCGAGGAGAGTGATGGCGGCAGCAGTAACCAGCAGGCGGCGGCCTCTCCAGTGCGTAGTGCGGCGACGACAGCACGAGCCGAG TCCAAACCGGCCGTCTCCGCCCAGGTGGCAGCGGTAAAGAAGACCCAACGCTccggcagcagcgacagcagcgcCTCCACCGAAAGCTCTGCCAGCTCAGCggccgcagcggcagcagcagctgccagtGCAGCGcccagcagcagtagcagtgCACAACAGAAGGCAGCGAGCACAGCGCGTTACTCGACGACACGCGAGTCAACAGCtgcggcgacagcgacgcccGAGAAGAAACCGTTTGTAAGTCGCTTCTTGCCGCAGCACAGCACGCCGGCAACTACGACGAACGGTGCAGACAGCAAGAAAAAGGCCGCCGAGTCCGAGTCGAGCACCGAGGAGGAGACAAGCTCCGAATCGGAGTCCGAGTCGGAGGCGGAGAGCAAGCCCAAGACGAGTGcggcaaccagcagcagcagtgccACCAAATCGACGCCCAGCAGTGCAGCCAGctcgacaacagcagccaccacATCGGGCAGCTCGTATCGGGATCGCTTGGAGGCACGACGTGCTTCGCGAGACGACACCGCTGCCACATCACGCAGCAGCTATGCCACACCTAGCTCTACTAGCAGCAGCGGTTacggtggcagcagcagcagcagcagcgcgaCACGCACTCGACCTGTGCCTGCTCCGCATCATCTGAGCGAGAACGAGGATCGCtatggcagcggcagcggcagcagcag CGCACTGCCCCTTAGCATACCGTACATAAGTAGACCCTACCGGGCCCGCTACCGAAAGCGACTTGCGGATGTTACAcgtcaaattaaataa
- the LOC117567331 gene encoding RING finger protein nhl-1 isoform X7 — MEQFEQLLTCCVCLDRYRIPKLLPCQHSFCMEPCMEGLVDYVRRQVKCPECRAEHRIPYNGVQAFPTNVTLQRFLELHIEITGELPDPTSGQIMERCGVCSEKAYLSHCAHCEKKICEDCKSAHMDILRREITRFNSQIRRSLHRLQDSLAIIEKNTMSLQTNAISVTEEIDEIYRRITKAIKDRSDQLKGEIDRYLAVELRNLMTLKENLDLEITNITSNCDIVDKYMNETVEWDDCELMDTKEIFLKTVEFLRHFEYENNDYSRRVRFLVSIDPNQLVMNLATFGDLNIAPHSTPGGSVSSSHLAPPTTLQPGLMRSKSDHRLATQFRQQEERGGYNDEPVLGGRKFGERPQRIAKDNNNSDRYGDRYGRSEYDYDNDYENEPASRAGKSSRFRSRFVRSHQNEDSDSEQQQQQRQQEIEKRKDRVLDSEDVSRGQLSGIIRLSDCSRVVQRLADIGKEKKEKKSDAAVAAQAAVQAAIQAQKAAMQRQQQKNQQSAAAPDEDELARQKRKTAASSGAASSTATDSSNEQRPNTERVTALKRGGQGGSEESDGGSSNQQAAASPVRSAATTARAEADSATDSDATPTPTQQSKPAVSAQVAAVKKTQRSGSSDSSASTESSASSAAAAAAAAASAAPSSSSSAQQKAASTARYSTTRESTAAATATPEKKPFVSRFLPQHSTPATTTNGADSKKKAAESESSTEEETSSESESESEAESKPKTSAATSSSSATKSTPSSAASSTTAATTSGSSYRDRLEARRASRDDTAATSRSSYATPSSTSSSGYGGSSSSSSATRTRPVPAPHHLSENEDRYGSGSGSSSALPLSIPYISRPYRARYRKRLADVTRQIK; from the exons GTCAAATGCCCCGAGTGCCGTGCCGAACATCGCATACCCTACAATGGAGTGCAGGCCTTTCCCACCAACGTTACGCTTCAGCGTTTTCTGGAGCTGCATATTGAAATTACCGGCGAGTTACCGGATCCCACCTCAG GTCAAATCATGGAGCGCTGCGGCGTTTGCTCCGAGAAGGCCTATCTCTCACACTGTGCTCACTGCGAGAAGAAGATCTGCGAGGACTGCAAGAGCGCCCACATGGACATACTGCGCCGAGAGATTACCCGCTTCAACTCACAG ATTCGTCGCAGTTTGCATCGGCTGCAGGACTCGTTGGCCATCATCGAAAAGAACACGATGAGTCTCCAGACAAACGCGATAAGCGTGACAGAGGAAATCGACGAGATATATAGACGAATCACCAAGGCCATCAAGGATAGATCCGATCAGCTGAAAGGTGAGATCGATCGTTATTTGGCCGTGGAGTTGCGCAATCTGATGACGCTCAAGGAGAACTTGGACCTGGAGATAACCAACATCACCAGCAACTGTGACATCGTGGACAAATACATGAACGAGACCGTCGAATGGGATGACTGTGAACTGATGGACACCAAGGAGATCTTCTTGAAGACCGTCGAGTTTCTCCGGCACTTTGAGTACGAGAACAACGACTACAGTCGCCGTGTGCGCTTCCTCGTCTCCATCGATCCCAACCAGCTGGTCATGAATTTGGCCACTTTTGGTGATCTCAACATAGCGCCACACTCAACGCCCGGCGGCTCCGTGAGCAGCTCACATCTGGCACCGCCAACCACCTTGCAACCCGGTTTGATGCGCTCCAAGAGTGATCATCGCCTGGCCACACAGTTCCGTCAACAGGAGGAACGTGGTGGCTACAACGATGAGCCCGTGCTGGGCGGACGCAAGTTCGGTGAGCGTCCACAGCGCATTGCCaaagataacaacaacagcgatcGCTATGGCGATCGTTACGGACGCTCTGAGTACGATTACGACAACGACTACGAGAACGAGCCGGCAAGTCGTGCTGGCAAATCGTCACGTTTCCGTTCGCGCTTTGTGCGTTCCCATCAGAATGAGGACTCGGACagcgagcagcaacagcagcagcgccagcagGAGATCGAGAAGCGCAAGGACCGTGTGCTTGACAGCGAGGATGTGTCGCGCGGTCAGCTGAGTGGCATCATTCGTCTCAGCGACTGCTCACGCGTTGTCCAGCGACTCGCGGACATTGGCaaggagaagaaggagaagaagtcCGATGCCGCAGTTGCAGCTCAAGCTGCCGTTCAAGCAGCCATCCAGGCCCAGAAGGCAGCGatgcagcgacagcagcaaaagaatcAACAATCCGCCGCAGCCCCCGACGAGGATGAGTTGGCGCGTCAAAAGCGCAAGACTGCCGCATCGAGTGGTGCGGCAAGCTCAACGGCAACGGACTCCAGCAACGAGCAGCGTCCCAACACGGAGCGTGTGACGGCACTGAAGCGTGGCGGACAGGGAGGCAGCGAGGAGAGTGATGGCGGCAGCAGTAACCAGCAGGCGGCGGCCTCTCCAGTGCGTAGTGCGGCGACGACAGCACGAGCCGAG GCTGACAGCGCCACAGACTCTGATGCAACTCCTACTCCTACCCAACAGTCCAAACCGGCCGTCTCCGCCCAGGTGGCAGCGGTAAAGAAGACCCAACGCTccggcagcagcgacagcagcgcCTCCACCGAAAGCTCTGCCAGCTCAGCggccgcagcggcagcagcagctgccagtGCAGCGcccagcagcagtagcagtgCACAACAGAAGGCAGCGAGCACAGCGCGTTACTCGACGACACGCGAGTCAACAGCtgcggcgacagcgacgcccGAGAAGAAACCGTTTGTAAGTCGCTTCTTGCCGCAGCACAGCACGCCGGCAACTACGACGAACGGTGCAGACAGCAAGAAAAAGGCCGCCGAGTCCGAGTCGAGCACCGAGGAGGAGACAAGCTCCGAATCGGAGTCCGAGTCGGAGGCGGAGAGCAAGCCCAAGACGAGTGcggcaaccagcagcagcagtgccACCAAATCGACGCCCAGCAGTGCAGCCAGctcgacaacagcagccaccacATCGGGCAGCTCGTATCGGGATCGCTTGGAGGCACGACGTGCTTCGCGAGACGACACCGCTGCCACATCACGCAGCAGCTATGCCACACCTAGCTCTACTAGCAGCAGCGGTTacggtggcagcagcagcagcagcagcgcgaCACGCACTCGACCTGTGCCTGCTCCGCATCATCTGAGCGAGAACGAGGATCGCtatggcagcggcagcggcagcagcag CGCACTGCCCCTTAGCATACCGTACATAAGTAGACCCTACCGGGCCCGCTACCGAAAGCGACTTGCGGATGTTACAcgtcaaattaaataa